From the genome of Salvelinus namaycush isolate Seneca chromosome 10, SaNama_1.0, whole genome shotgun sequence, one region includes:
- the LOC120054879 gene encoding LOW QUALITY PROTEIN: methylcrotonoyl-CoA carboxylase subunit alpha, mitochondrial-like (The sequence of the model RefSeq protein was modified relative to this genomic sequence to represent the inferred CDS: inserted 2 bases in 1 codon) translates to MASVLKVQTLQGLRMFQQKLIWTKGFVRFASIGQGRIDKVLIANRGEIACRVMRTAKKMGVRSVAVYSDADRHSMHVAMADEAYNIGPXQSYLSMEKVLEVAKRSGSHAVHPGYGFMSENTEFAEACKQEGIIFIGPPSSAIRDMGIKSTSKYIMSAAGVPIIEGYHGEDQSDEKLQAEAVRIGYPVMIKAVRGGGGKGMRIAHTAEDFHEQLVSARREARKSFNDDVMLVEKFVEDPRHVEVQVFGDQHGNAVYLFERDCSVQRRHQKIIEEAPGPGISEEVRRKLGEAAVRAAKAVNYVGAGTVEFIMDAQHNFFFMEMNTRLQVEHPVSEMITGTDLVEWQLRVAAGERLPLLQEEIELMGHSFEARIYAEDPNNDFLPGAGPLLHLSTPLADECTRIETGVREGDEVSAHYDPMIAKLVVWGEDRSAALRKLRYCLRQYNIVGLNTNIDFLLSLSGHPEFEAGNVTTSFIPQHYEQLFPKPSPPSRATLCQAALGLLLRERASTRTFRDQSNDPFSPFASSNGRRVNILYSRNMTLQLGETKVELTVTYNPDGTYSMEIGGEVFQVSGEVETEGQTSFLHCSLNGVKSRPKLVILDNTVHLFSMEGSAEVSIPVPKFLAGVSTGAQGGAVAPMTGTIEKVLVKAGATVEMGDSLMVMNAMKMEHTIRAPKAGVIKKVFFKEGSQANRHAALVEFEEE, encoded by the exons ATGGCTTCTGTCCTGAAAGTTCAAACCTTACAGGGTTTAAGAATGTTTCAACA GAAATTGATATGGACCAAAGGATTTGTGCGGTTTGCCTCAATTG GGCAAGGCAGGATAGACAAAGTCCTCATTGCCAACAGAGGAGAAATCGCCTGTCGTGTGATGCGAACAGCAAAGAAGATGGGTGTGCGCTCTGTGGCAGTATACAGTGATGCAGATCGTCATTCCATGCATGTGGCCATG GCAGATGAGGCCTATAACATTGGGCC GCAGAGTTACTTGTCCATGGAGAAAGTCTTGGAGGTTGCCAAGAGATCTGGATCACAT GCTGTCCACCCAGGATATGGCTTCATGTCAGAGAACACAGAGTTTGCTGAGGCATGCAAACAGGAGGGTATCATCTTTATTGGCCCTCCATCATCTGCTATCAGAGACATGGGTATCAAAAG TACATCAAAATACATAATGTCAGCTGCGGGTGTTCCTATCATCGAGGGTTACCACGGAGAGGACCAATCGGATGAGAAGCTCCAAGCTGAGGCTGTCAGGATAGGCTACCCAGTGATGATAAAGGCTGTGCGTGGCGGGGGTGGTAAA GGAATGCGCATTGCACACACCGCTGAAGACTTCCATGAGCAGCTTGTGTCTGCAAGACGAGAGGCTCGCAAGTCCTTCAATGATGATGTCATGCTAGTGGAGAAATTTGTAGAGGACCCCAG acatgtggaggtccaGGTTTTTGGGGACCAGCATGGAAATGCTGTCTACCTGTTTGAGAGGGACTGCAGTGTGCAGAGAAGGCACCAGAAGATCATTGAGGAAGCACCAGGG CCTGGAATTAGCGAGGAGGTGAGGCGGAAACTGGGTGAGGCAGCCGTGAGAGCAGCCAAAGCCGTCAACTATGTGGGAGCAG GCACTGTGGAGTTCATCATGGATGCACAGCACAACTTCTTCTTCATGGAGATGAACACGCGTCTGCAGGTGGAGCACCCTGTGTCTGAGATGATCACTGGTACTGACCTGGTGGAGTGGCAGCTCAGG GTGGCTGCAGGCGAGAGGCTGCCCCTCCTGCAGGAGGAGATAGAACTGATGGGCCATTCGTTTGAGGCCAGGATATACGCTGAAGACCCCAACAACGACTTCCTCCCTGGGGCAGGACCCCTCCTTCATCTGTCTACACCCCTGGCAGACGAGTGCACACGCATCGAGACAGGCGTCAGGGAAG GAGATGAAGTGTCAGCCCACTACGACCCCATGATCGCTAAACTGGTGGTGTGGGGAGAGGACCGCTCTGCTGCTCTGAGGAAGCTCAGATACTGCTTACGCCAGTACAAC ATTGTAGGCCTCAACACCAATATTGACTTCCTGCTGAGTCTGTCTGGCCACCCAGAGTTTGAGGCGGGGAATGTGACCACCAGCTTCATCCCCCAGCATTATGAGCAGCTGTTCCCCAAGCCCAGCCCTCCCTCCAGGGCCACACTGTGTCAGGCTGCCCTGGGCCTGCTGCTCAGAGAGAGGGCCAGCACTCGAACCTTCAGAGACCAGTCCAACG ATCCCTTCTCTCCTTTTGCCTCCAGTAACGGCAGGAGGGTGAACATCCTATATAGTAGGAATATGACGCTCCAGCTGGGTGAAACTA AAGTGGAATTAACAGTTACATACAATCCAGATGGGACCTACTCTATGGAG ATTGGAGGGGAAGTGTTCCAGGTGTCAGGGGAggtggagacagagggacagacatcATTCCTGCACTGCTCTTTGAACGGGGTGAAGTCCCGGCCCAAACTGGTCATCCTGGATAACACAGTACACCTATTCTCTATG GAGGGTAGTGCGGAGGTGAGCATTCCAGTGCCCAAGTTCCTGGCTGGTGTGAGCACAGGTGCACAGGGAGGAGCTGTGGCACCCATGACCGGGACCATTGAGAAG GTGCTGGTGAAGGCAGGAGCCACAGTGGAGATGGGAGACTCCTTGATGGTGATGAATGCCATGAAAATGGAG CACACCATCCGAGCACCCAAAGCTGGAGTCATCAAGAAGGTGTTTTTCAAGGAGGGCTCCCAGGCCAACCGACACGCAGCCCTGGTAGAGTTTGAGGAGGAATAA